From the genome of Gemmatimonas phototrophica, one region includes:
- a CDS encoding dipeptidase, with translation MSPIPADLAQYCDAHDAGALDELFAFLRIPSVSARSEHKADCAAAAQFVAEALTRIGFTTSVEPTPGHPIVVGEWRKAPAGAPTLLIYGHYDVQPAEPLELWTSPAFEPTIRDGRIYARGSVDDKGQLYLHIKALEAHLGARGTLPVNVIVLAEGEEEVGSVNLEHFLEREKQRLACDAVVISDSTMFAPGIPSILSSLRGMAYLEINVRGANGDLHSGMYGGAVVNPAMALARILATMHDDTGRIAIPGFYDEVRPFPDHVRAQMRTLPFSDDALMHEVGVTGLGGEPGYTTLERLWTRPTCEVNGLLSGYTGEGAKTVLPAVSMAKVSFRLVPDQDPEKIAELVQDHVDRVAPPGVTVMVEHLHGGRPWRADLQGPIIDAGKAALTAAFGREPVITGEGGSIPVVGDFERILGAPVLLMGFGLPGENAHAPNEWISQENYQLGIRAAAVLYEEFGVRGTR, from the coding sequence ATGTCGCCTATTCCCGCCGATCTCGCCCAGTACTGCGATGCCCACGATGCGGGCGCGCTGGACGAACTCTTTGCCTTCCTGCGCATCCCATCCGTATCGGCGCGCTCGGAACACAAAGCCGACTGCGCCGCCGCGGCGCAGTTTGTGGCCGAGGCGCTTACGCGCATTGGATTCACCACCAGCGTGGAACCCACTCCCGGTCATCCCATTGTGGTCGGCGAGTGGCGCAAGGCACCAGCCGGCGCTCCCACGTTGCTCATCTACGGGCACTACGATGTCCAGCCGGCCGAACCGCTGGAGCTGTGGACCTCGCCGGCCTTTGAACCCACCATCCGCGACGGCCGTATTTATGCGCGCGGTTCGGTGGACGACAAAGGACAGTTGTACCTGCACATCAAGGCGCTCGAAGCCCATCTTGGCGCGCGCGGCACGCTCCCCGTCAACGTGATTGTGCTGGCCGAAGGCGAAGAAGAAGTGGGGAGCGTGAACCTCGAGCACTTCCTCGAGCGCGAGAAGCAGCGACTGGCCTGCGATGCCGTGGTGATCTCCGACAGCACCATGTTTGCCCCCGGTATTCCCAGCATTCTGTCATCGCTGCGTGGCATGGCGTATCTCGAGATCAACGTGCGCGGCGCCAACGGCGACCTGCACAGCGGCATGTACGGCGGCGCGGTGGTCAACCCGGCCATGGCGCTCGCCCGCATCCTTGCCACCATGCACGATGACACCGGGCGCATCGCCATCCCGGGCTTCTACGACGAGGTGCGGCCGTTCCCTGATCACGTGCGCGCCCAGATGCGCACACTCCCCTTCAGCGACGACGCGCTCATGCACGAGGTGGGCGTCACCGGACTTGGCGGCGAACCCGGATACACCACGCTCGAACGGCTCTGGACACGCCCCACCTGCGAAGTGAACGGACTGCTCAGCGGCTATACGGGAGAAGGCGCCAAGACCGTGCTGCCGGCGGTGTCCATGGCCAAGGTGAGCTTCCGTCTCGTGCCCGACCAGGATCCCGAGAAAATCGCCGAGTTGGTGCAGGATCATGTCGATCGCGTCGCCCCGCCGGGGGTGACCGTCATGGTGGAGCATCTGCACGGTGGTCGTCCGTGGCGCGCCGATTTGCAGGGTCCCATTATCGATGCCGGCAAGGCAGCGCTCACCGCGGCGTTTGGGCGCGAGCCGGTCATTACCGGCGAAGGGGGCAGCATTCCGGTGGTGGGCGACTTTGAGCGCATTCTGGGTGCGCCCGTGCTGCTCATGGGCTTTGGCCTTCCCGGCGAAAACGCGCACGCTCCCAACGAGTGGA